In a single window of the Mesorhizobium shangrilense genome:
- a CDS encoding low affinity iron permease family protein, which translates to MHDVEKHFTKIANKVAYLAGKPLTFLSCVAIVIIWAISGPIFGFSDTWQLIINTGTTIITFLMVFLIQNTQNRDGAAVQAKLDELIRVSTEAKDEFIGIEHLTEAEVEEFRKKCEKAAQNASEKAADRAQEAA; encoded by the coding sequence ATGCATGACGTGGAAAAGCACTTTACCAAAATTGCCAACAAGGTGGCGTACCTTGCCGGCAAGCCGCTCACCTTTCTTTCCTGCGTCGCAATCGTCATCATATGGGCGATCAGCGGTCCGATCTTCGGCTTCTCGGACACCTGGCAATTGATCATCAACACGGGCACCACCATCATCACCTTCCTGATGGTGTTCCTCATTCAGAACACGCAGAACCGCGACGGGGCGGCGGTCCAGGCCAAGCTCGATGAACTTATCCGGGTCTCCACGGAGGCTAAGGATGAGTTCATCGGCATTGAGCACTTGACGGAAGCGGAAGTGGAGGAGTTCCGCAAGAAGTGCGAAAAGGCCGCCCAGAACGCGAGCGAAAAGGCCGCCGACCGCGCCCAGGAAGCCGCCTAG
- the map gene encoding type I methionyl aminopeptidase: MVTYLDAATAPLRNTGQIRLYGAEAFEGMRKACQLTARCLDELVPMVEPGVPTETIDRFVFEFGMDHGAMPATLNYRGYTKSSCTSINHVVCHGIPDAKPLRDGDIVNIDVTYIVDGWHGDSSRMYPVGQIKRAAERLLEVTHECLMRGVAAIKPGLRTGVIGAAIQSYAEAERCSVVRDFCGHGVGQLFHDAPNILHYGSASEGIEMRPGMIFTVEPMINLGRPHVKVLSDGWTAVTRDRSLSAQYEHTVGVTETGCEIFTLSPAGLDRPGLTS, translated from the coding sequence ATGGTCACCTATCTCGACGCCGCTACGGCACCGCTACGCAATACCGGGCAGATCAGGCTCTATGGGGCGGAAGCCTTCGAGGGCATGCGCAAGGCCTGCCAGCTTACGGCTCGCTGCCTCGATGAGCTCGTTCCCATGGTTGAGCCGGGGGTGCCGACGGAAACGATCGACCGGTTCGTCTTCGAATTCGGCATGGACCACGGCGCGATGCCGGCCACGCTCAACTATCGCGGCTACACAAAATCGTCCTGCACCTCGATCAATCACGTCGTATGCCACGGCATCCCGGACGCCAAGCCGCTGCGCGATGGCGACATCGTCAACATCGACGTCACCTACATCGTTGACGGCTGGCACGGCGACTCCAGCCGGATGTACCCGGTGGGCCAGATCAAGCGCGCAGCCGAGCGTCTTCTTGAAGTCACCCACGAATGCCTGATGCGCGGCGTCGCGGCGATCAAGCCAGGGTTGCGCACCGGCGTCATCGGCGCAGCGATCCAGAGCTATGCCGAGGCGGAGCGCTGCTCGGTGGTCCGCGATTTCTGCGGACATGGCGTGGGGCAACTCTTCCATGACGCGCCCAACATCCTGCACTACGGCAGCGCATCGGAAGGCATCGAGATGCGTCCCGGCATGATCTTCACCGTGGAGCCGATGATCAATCTCGGCCGCCCGCACGTAAAAGTGCTGTCGGACGGCTGGACCGCCGTCACCCGAGATCGCTCGCTGTCCGCGCAGTACGAGCACACCGTGGGAGTCACCGAGACGGGCTGCGAGATCTTCACGCTCTCCCCGGCGGGGCTGGACCGGCCCGGCCTGACGTCGTAG
- the radC gene encoding RadC family protein, with product MTSDRDADERDFFLDSGRPAPARRASATKPHYAGHRERLRERFAQTGADALADYELLELLLFRSVPRADTKPAAKALLARFGSLAEVLGAPLDLLCEVNGVGRSVALDLKIVAAATQRALKNEIRGREVLSSWQQVLDYCKAAMAFEEREQFRILFLDKKNTLIADEVQHIGTVDHTMAYPREILRRALALSATAVVLAHNHPSGDPTPSRADIDMTKTIVEALKPAGIAVHDHIIIGKKGFASMKGLLLI from the coding sequence ATGACGTCGGATCGCGACGCGGACGAGCGGGATTTCTTTCTCGACAGTGGCAGGCCAGCGCCTGCACGGCGGGCTTCCGCGACGAAACCGCACTATGCCGGGCATCGCGAGCGGTTGCGCGAGCGCTTCGCGCAAACGGGCGCTGACGCACTCGCCGACTATGAACTCCTTGAACTCCTGCTTTTCCGCTCTGTTCCGCGGGCCGACACCAAGCCCGCCGCCAAGGCGCTGCTCGCCCGGTTCGGCTCGCTCGCCGAGGTTTTGGGAGCACCGCTCGACCTATTGTGCGAGGTCAACGGCGTCGGCCGATCGGTCGCGCTGGATCTCAAGATCGTCGCCGCAGCCACTCAAAGGGCATTGAAGAACGAGATCAGGGGGCGCGAGGTGCTTTCCTCCTGGCAGCAGGTGCTCGACTATTGCAAGGCGGCCATGGCCTTCGAGGAGCGCGAGCAGTTCCGCATCCTCTTTCTCGACAAGAAGAACACGCTGATCGCCGACGAGGTGCAGCACATCGGCACGGTGGACCATACGATGGCCTATCCGCGCGAGATCCTGCGCCGCGCGCTGGCGCTTTCGGCGACCGCCGTCGTCCTCGCTCACAATCATCCTTCCGGCGATCCGACGCCGTCGCGCGCGGACATCGACATGACCAAGACGATTGTGGAGGCGCTGAAGCCGGCCGGGATCGCCGTTCACGACCACATCATCATCGGCAAGAAGGGCTTTGCCAGCATGAAGGGATTGCTGCTGATCTGA